Proteins encoded in a region of the Cardiocondyla obscurior isolate alpha-2009 linkage group LG18, Cobs3.1, whole genome shotgun sequence genome:
- the LOC139109537 gene encoding hydroxypyruvate reductase translates to MSINFRSVLISDPVDESCGALLVEHGIPVTTKYKLAKDELINELQNHDALIVRSETKVTADIFAACPNLRVVGRAGTGVDNIDLQAATRKGALVLNTPGGNSISACELTCALISTLARNVAQASQSLKEGRWDRKLYSGYELSGKTLAILGMGRIGREVAHRMQSFGMNIIAFDPILKAETAAELGIRKLNLEEIWPIADYITVHTPLIPQTRNLINATTLAKCKKGVYIVNVARGGIVDEEALLNSLKSGHCGGAALDVFVEEPPKNAITLELIKHPKVVPTPHLGASTAEAQQRVAVEIAQQLLALSGKSTEYAVTGIVNAPVLSAAMTNENEPWIELSKKLGRLAGRFLKGKTLNTVIHSFTVGNGMEDKQFIHTAVLVGVLTGQTKNGLNLVNAPTLAQEIGVELKESHVEDDNKAVIVKVGEHVIKGTVRDNQSLLLALDDAVFANGIVLRDYICLYRSNRVQDLASIVNVFSSKGINIHNLNANGSWVIIQTDQDVSIPVNRIESF, encoded by the exons AATCATGATGCTCTTATTGTCCGTTCCGAAACTAAAGTTACAGCGGATATTTTTGCCGCTTGCCCAAATCTCCGCGTGGTTGGAAGAGCAGGTACCGGTGTTGATAATATAGACCTTCAAGCTGCCACACGTAAAGGAGCACTCGTATTAAA TACTCCTGGAGGTAATAGCATCAGCGCCTGCGAGCTAACATGTGCTTTGATCTCAACCCTCGCGCGCAACGTGGCGCAAGCTTCGCAATCGCTGAAGGAAGGTCGATGGGACCGCAAATTGTATTCCGGATACGAGCTGTCCGGCAAAACCCTCGCGATTCTCGGAATGGGTCGCATAGGCCGCGAAGTAGCTCATAGAATGCAGAGCTTCGGCATGAACATCATCGCCTTTGACCCGATCCTAAAGGCCGAGACCGCTGCCGAGCTCGGCatcagaaaattaaatctggAAGAGATATGGCCAATCGCCGACTACATCACCGTTCACACACCGCTTATACCTCAAACGAGAA ATTTGATTAATGCAACGACCCTAGCAAAATGCAAGAAAGGAGTATACATCGTTAATGTCGCTCGTGGTGGTATTGTTGACGAAGAAGCGCtcttaaattcattaaaatccGGTCATTGTGGAGGAGCAGCTTTAGACGTTTTTGTGGAGGAACCGCCGAAGAATGCAATTACTTTAGAGCTCATTAAACATCCAAAAGTCGTTCCCACGCCTCATCTCG GTGCCAGCACAGCAGAAGCTCAGCAAAGAGTAGCAGTAGAAATTGCCCAGCAATTGCTGGCTCTATCCGGTAAATCTACGGAGTACGCTGTTACTGGTATCGTAAACGCTCCGGTCTTATCTGCAGCTATGACAAACGAGAACGAACCATGGATAGAATTGTCGAAGAAATTAGGTCGATTAGCTGGCCGTTTCCTCAAAGGCAAGACTCTGAACACAGTTATTCACAGCTTTACCGTAGGGAACGGCATGGAGGACAAGCAGTTTATACACACGGCCGTTTTGGTCGGCGTATTAACTGGTCAGACGAAGAATGGTTTAAATCTGGTCAATGCACCTACTTTAGCGCAAGAGATTGGAGTAGAACTGAAAGAGAGCCACGTTGAGGATGACAACAAAGCGGTTATCGTAAAAGTTGGAGAACATGTCATCAAAG gAACTGTGCGCGACAATCAATCGCTATTGCTCGCTTTGGACGATGCCGTCTTTGCCAACGGTATTGTACTCAGGGATTATATTTGCCTATATCGCTCGAACCGAGTACAGGATCTCGCGAGCATTGTAAACGTTTTCTCGTCAAAGGGCATTAACATTCACAACTTGAACGCTAATGGCAGCTGGGTCATCATTCAAACCGATCAAGATGTCTCCATTCCAGTGAATAGGATCGAAAGCTTTTGA
- the LOC139109538 gene encoding trissin receptor-like isoform X1 — MSILMYIVRSEYKGSPAETAKQNAVMARTQIDFVGQDATRTLGDRNVIPYEINNNESYMNNETLFHNVSLSEDYIFDRTDVKVIFITLYTIVFVCCFFGNLMVIFVVTFSRRMRSITNFFLANLAVADFCVGIFCVYQTLTNYLMNSWQLGDFLCKVYMFVHALSYTASILILVVVCTERYLAIVHPIKCRSILTRKRLTMVIGVVWILAAMYASPRFFYVETISNRLNDGNVDIICVANIKKHNKNVLDVVNLVCLYLIPLFLMCCLYTKIAISLWRSSATLGGPGLIARTKNGRIQHVHTSSRNVLKARRGVIRMLIAVVMMFAVCNLPQQARILWRHWGPNYDNTSDFSTLLTVSTFLISYMNSCMNPLLYAFLSRNFRKAMRELLHCRSTRNNEGTLAMVCADHNRHENGVSTHLPLSSIVRMNSVQNSISTTHSTYARKK; from the exons ATGAGCATCCTAATGTACATTGTCCGAAGTGAATACAAGGGATCACCGGCAGAGACCGCGAAGCAAAACGCCGTAATGGCACGTACGCAAATCGATTTTGTCGGCCAGGATGCGACTAG AACTCTCGGCGATCGGAATGTAATTCCTTATGAGATCAATAACAACGAAAGCTACATGAATAACGAAACCTTGTTTCACAATGTGTCATTGAGCGAAGATTACATCTTCGACAGGACGGACGTGAAAGTAATTTTCATCACTTTATACACCATCGTCTTCGTCTGCTGCTTTTTCG GAAATCTGATGGTAATTTTCGTGGTGACGTTCTCCCGTCGGATGCGCAGCATCACGAACTTCTTCCTGGCGAATCTGGCGGTGGCGGACTTTTGCGTCGGCATATTCTGCGTCTATCAGACGCTCACCAATTACTTGATGAATAGCTGGCAGCTGGGCGACTTCCTCTGCAAGGTGTACATGTTTGTGCACGCGCTCTCGTACACCGCCAGCATACTAATCCTCGTAGTGGTGTGTACCGAGCGTTACTTGGCCATCGTTCATCCTATCAAGTGCCGGTCCATATTGACTAGGAAACGCCTGACGATGGTGATAGGTGTGGTATGGATCCTGGCGGCCATGTATGCCTCGCCGAGATTTTTCTACGTCGAGACCATCAGCAATCGTCTCAACGACGGGAACGTCGACATCATCTGCGTGGCCAATATTAAGAAGCACAACAAGAACGTCCTGGACGTAGTGAATCTCGTCTGCCTCTACCTTATACCGCTCTTTCTCATGTGCTGTCTCTACACCAAGATCGCCATAAGTCTTTGGAGGAGCAGCGCGACTCTCGGAGGACCCGGTTTAATCGCCAGGACAAAAAACGGCAGAATACAGCACGTGCACACGTCCAGCAGAAACGTCCTGAAAGCTCGACGCGGCGTTATCAG AATGCTGATCGCGGTGGTGATGATGTTCGCCGTATGCAACTTGCCTCAGCAGGCGCGCATTCTCTGGCGACATTGGGGTCCGAATTACGATAACACGTCGGATTTCAGTACTCTACTGACCGTGTCGACTTTTCTCATCTCGTACATGAACTCCTGCATGAACCCGCTGCTGTACGCCTTTCTGTCGCGCAACTTTCGCAAGGCGATGCGCGAACTGCTGCATTGCAGGAGCACAAGGAACAATGAGGGTACCTTGGCGATGGTGTGCGCCGACCACAACCGACACGAGAACGGAGTCAGCACCCATCTGCCTCTGAGCTCGATCGTTCGAATGAACTCCGTTCAGAATAGCATATCGACCACGCATAGCACTTACGccaggaaaaaataa
- the LOC139109538 gene encoding trissin receptor-like isoform X2, which yields MNNETLFHNVSLSEDYIFDRTDVKVIFITLYTIVFVCCFFGNLMVIFVVTFSRRMRSITNFFLANLAVADFCVGIFCVYQTLTNYLMNSWQLGDFLCKVYMFVHALSYTASILILVVVCTERYLAIVHPIKCRSILTRKRLTMVIGVVWILAAMYASPRFFYVETISNRLNDGNVDIICVANIKKHNKNVLDVVNLVCLYLIPLFLMCCLYTKIAISLWRSSATLGGPGLIARTKNGRIQHVHTSSRNVLKARRGVIRMLIAVVMMFAVCNLPQQARILWRHWGPNYDNTSDFSTLLTVSTFLISYMNSCMNPLLYAFLSRNFRKAMRELLHCRSTRNNEGTLAMVCADHNRHENGVSTHLPLSSIVRMNSVQNSISTTHSTYARKK from the exons ATGAATAACGAAACCTTGTTTCACAATGTGTCATTGAGCGAAGATTACATCTTCGACAGGACGGACGTGAAAGTAATTTTCATCACTTTATACACCATCGTCTTCGTCTGCTGCTTTTTCG GAAATCTGATGGTAATTTTCGTGGTGACGTTCTCCCGTCGGATGCGCAGCATCACGAACTTCTTCCTGGCGAATCTGGCGGTGGCGGACTTTTGCGTCGGCATATTCTGCGTCTATCAGACGCTCACCAATTACTTGATGAATAGCTGGCAGCTGGGCGACTTCCTCTGCAAGGTGTACATGTTTGTGCACGCGCTCTCGTACACCGCCAGCATACTAATCCTCGTAGTGGTGTGTACCGAGCGTTACTTGGCCATCGTTCATCCTATCAAGTGCCGGTCCATATTGACTAGGAAACGCCTGACGATGGTGATAGGTGTGGTATGGATCCTGGCGGCCATGTATGCCTCGCCGAGATTTTTCTACGTCGAGACCATCAGCAATCGTCTCAACGACGGGAACGTCGACATCATCTGCGTGGCCAATATTAAGAAGCACAACAAGAACGTCCTGGACGTAGTGAATCTCGTCTGCCTCTACCTTATACCGCTCTTTCTCATGTGCTGTCTCTACACCAAGATCGCCATAAGTCTTTGGAGGAGCAGCGCGACTCTCGGAGGACCCGGTTTAATCGCCAGGACAAAAAACGGCAGAATACAGCACGTGCACACGTCCAGCAGAAACGTCCTGAAAGCTCGACGCGGCGTTATCAG AATGCTGATCGCGGTGGTGATGATGTTCGCCGTATGCAACTTGCCTCAGCAGGCGCGCATTCTCTGGCGACATTGGGGTCCGAATTACGATAACACGTCGGATTTCAGTACTCTACTGACCGTGTCGACTTTTCTCATCTCGTACATGAACTCCTGCATGAACCCGCTGCTGTACGCCTTTCTGTCGCGCAACTTTCGCAAGGCGATGCGCGAACTGCTGCATTGCAGGAGCACAAGGAACAATGAGGGTACCTTGGCGATGGTGTGCGCCGACCACAACCGACACGAGAACGGAGTCAGCACCCATCTGCCTCTGAGCTCGATCGTTCGAATGAACTCCGTTCAGAATAGCATATCGACCACGCATAGCACTTACGccaggaaaaaataa